The Drosophila sechellia strain sech25 chromosome 2L, ASM438219v1, whole genome shotgun sequence region ATCCCCGGTCCCAAAGGATACAGGGTACTTTCTCCATGCCACACGCATCCCAATTTATTGGGCGGAGCAAGGGACGATGGAATGCCGAGGGGGCTGGCAATGGTCCAATGGGTTTTTCTTGTTCTTGTTTCAttcataataatttttattatggGTCATCGGCCATTTGTTTAACGCTATCCACATGCGAAGAAAGGGAAGAAAGGGTGTTCTGGTGGTTAAGTGGCTGCTGCCCCAGGGTTCAGGCCGATTTCATTCAGTCCATCTATTAGAGAAAATGTATCCTGGGTCCGTTTTCACAATTTTTTCTCTTCTTTTGCTGTTCCtcaatgtttttattttctttattttgcatattttcatattatttgttttatttatgggTCCATGACTCTGATAAATGGCCGCAACTTCATCCTTCGTCCTGCCCACCTATCAACGTGTTGATGTGATTTCTTTTCTTCGCTGGATACCCCCTAAAGTTTCTCCATGATGGTTTATCAAACTTGAGACATGGCATAATACAGCTGTCTAATAATAGTATTAAAAACTAGCAGTGATTTCATTAATTACCTTAAAACTAATAGTTATGAACAATTTGATAACTTACTTTATTTTAggaaatgtattttgaattacAGTTTCTTGTTCGATTATTTTCATAACCAATCATTAGATAAAGGTAAAAACACTGAGTATCATAACTTTGATCCTGTTTATTTACACCATTCGTCCACATTTTAtgtacgtttttttttctccaaaaattatttaaatttcttatGCAGGCCCTCGTACAAAAAGTGATAGACGGAATGGCACAGGATACAAAGAAGGGTGAGAAATACATGTGGGTCGGCGGTAGCAAATTGATAGATGTGCTGTCCGTCCGTTTCGAGGACCCGAAAGTGGCAGCTGCTCGTTGTCTACACAAGAATTATGATGGCTAATAACAGGTCTAAGTGGTTGCTTCTCGGTGTTCCATCAAAAATCGCTTACAGCTGCTAACCGAAAAATGCAATTGATTCGACAGTTGGTGATGGTTTTCGGCCATGGGATAAATCAAATATGAAAGTGCAGTGCACAAATGAGTGAGCCCTATGATTTATCGTGCTTGAAGCGATGGATCGCTGTTTACATTTTGCCGTAGATTACTTTTGGTCAGACGCAATTAAATTGAGCTTGATCCAGCATCAGAGCCCCAGTTTATATCaggttatttttttttttggttgattGTTCTGGGTGCAGATGTCAGGACATCCCGGTGTCGCTCCTCTCGTTGCCTAGATTCCACCCCTTTTGCATCCTGCCATGGTTCATCACGCTCGGCTACGTTTTCATTTTGGTTCAGTGTGCAGCGAAAAACTTTTCCCTATGACAAAGTTTGTATCTGCGGATGCTCCCATCCTGACGTCCTTTCGTTGCGagtgttttatttaatttccagcACGCGGCCATTCGCAATTGCAATTCAAATTCACATTGCAACGGAATTTTCGAGGGGCGAACGTGGGCGTTGTAATTCGGCGGCGTGGCggagtgtgggcgtggctggggtTTTGGCTTACTAACTTCCTCCACAATTTTTGGTCCATCAAAGCCACTGACAGAGCTCAAATTGAATAGCTGTGCGGGGTTTTTGGACAGCAGTTTGGTTTTTCGTTAAGCGCAGCTTCTAATAAATTACTTTATTGATTGATTGAGTTAAAGTAGCAAGCATagttaagaaatacaaaattcCGAAAGAAATTCATAAAATAAGTAGCGATAAAATCCAACAAACTTAACATTAACTtctcaaattttttttttaatagtaagctgtaaatttcaaaaatagaAAGAATAATAGCACGACCAGATCGTTCAGCATATATTCTTGCGTCATTGGGTTGACAACTCTTATTTCCACCTATTACCTTTAAGCCAAAAacgccccacgttgggcgccacttGTTTACATTTATCCGTTCAGTGTGATGATAGTATACCATTCGGATAACTATTTATTTAGTAGCACGTCAAACTGGTACGCCAAAGGTTATGACCTAATTGATTTTATCCAAAATAGGCTAACCATTTCTGTTGAATATGTAATTATGTGGTTTTATTTAAACCGGCTCGCAACCGTTTCACTTAGGCAATTTGCAATTGTCTAGCTGAGCGACAGCCGGCAATTAAACGTGTCCGTGCCCCAGGCGTAGaagcaaaatgaaaatgtacCAAGTAAAATGGAGAGGATTGTTTAGCGGAAAGTTGTCAGCGCTTTGAAGCATTATCATCGTGTCTTGTCTTCTCCTGTGGCAATTCCATTGAATGTCCGCAGTCAGCCAACAATCTGTTTGTCTATATATACCTGATGATACTCCGCTTTTCGCATCCATTCGGGAAACTCCATGAACATTTTCCTCCACTCATACCCAActgcagtgtgtgtgtgtatgctgACAAATATGCCCTGCGTCTGTTTGCTCTTGTTGCGCTTTAATTTATGCCATCCAGCAGCAGTAGAAACAGCTCCTGTGGATGCACTCTACTGTTTTCCACCagttttttctccttttttccCTCAAAACCTTCCTCAGTTTGTCTGTTTGGTGAAGCAAAACCTATTTTCTTTGCAGCTGATTGCATTTTATAGCATTGCAACCTGTCAGGCTAACAGCTTCAAACTCTCGACTCCTTTGGCCCAGGAATTTTCAGCTACACAACACAACACCCGATCCCCCCTTCTTTTTGGCCAGTATCGCCAGCCGTGCTCTATGAATTTTTTAGCACCCCTCGCGTGCTGCGCTCGAGCTGaaggagcaaaaaaaaaaaaagagtcgAAAGACCAGGCGGGTCAGgcagtaaaataaataaaagtttatttaGCGTAAAACCTGCAGTTTCGGTACActtaactaaaaataaaattaatcaCATGTATAGTAAAATTCGATGACACTTTCATATTTAACTTGAAAAATCCGAGAAATAGCAATGCATTTAATGTAAGACTGCTTTGTATTTGAACAGTTTATTTGAATATCGCATATAAATGGcatataaaattaaacttaaatatttgtgATATTTTACTGATTGAATAATAATCTTTAAAAGTTAATACCAAACATAATTACCCAGACTTAAACCAATTGTATTTTAATGCATTATCCGAATTGCCACATGCTTTTTGTGTGCACCTCAGCGTTTATTTGAAATGTATATTTACTCACCTGGCATCGGCAGAGTTCGAATTTATAGGCACAAATCGCGTAACAATTCGCTTGCCAGTTTTTCCGCTTTTAGCCATAATTTGGCTTCTATTGTTTTAGACCGGCCACTTTTTCTGACACGAATTTCTATTTCTTTTTTACCCGTCACCCTCTGAATTCGCCCTCTTTGTGTGCCAAGTGGCGTTATGCGATTCAAGTTGCGTTTAATAGTTAATGCAAAGCTTTTAAGCACCCAACAGCAGtcaacaactacaacagcatggcaaataaaatacaaaaataaataaaggaaaaataggaaaaactaGTGCAAGAAATACAAACGTCATGCGGCGAAACTCAAAGTTTTCCATACCCTTGAATTGGTTTATAACGAGTCTATGAAGGTGGCAACTAATACTAAttgaataataatacaatcaaaattatgaaaaatagCGCTTATTAATAATAAGAAGCTTACACGTACTTATATGCTTTGTAGTTTAAGCGTCTTTGTTTTTAGTTCGGTTCACTTCATTAAGCGTAATAGTAAGTTGGTGCCcctaatttttatttgctcGCTATATGTACATTGCTAATACTTCTTTACGGCTTTTTATAATGCCCATATACCCGCTTCTTTTCACCTTTTATCGCTCAACTGGCTCTAACTGTTGGAATTAAATTTTTAGGATTTTCGTTTGCAGACTGGGAGTGGGAAATTCTCGTCCTTTTGCACTGCAACAAGGCGAAACAAGTGCGGCATGTAATTACATTagcttttatttctattatgCGCTCATAacgtattttttattaatgcagCATTCCATTAAAGAAATTAATGgcgaaacaaaaaataagGGTGCTGCAAGCAGGACCTGGCAAGAAAATCGAAAAGAGGGCTTGGGCGGGTAATTaaaaatgatcggaaagttGAGCCAACATAATGATGTGCTTAGCACAAGTAGAGTGCAGCTGCCCGGTTGCCAGTTCCGTGCCCATTGCCCAGTGAAAATGATTTGCTCATTGGGCAGGAGATATGACGATGACCCAACAAGTTGTTGAGTGCTCAAGGACCTGTGTTAATATTTGGGTCAACAAATTGGAGCTCACATCTGGAGTACacaaaagcaataaaaatggGGCAAGAACTAAAGGTAAGCAAGGATAGATGATGTGCATTTGAactacatatatgtatgttataGAGCAAAGTAAACACACTTATTCAGAATATAACTCATATTTGTACACCTTTAAAGCAATAATATACACCTGGCgttattaaacaaatttaaatggcATACAGTTCAGTTCAAGTGCAGGTTAATAAAGATTACCCATCCTATGCAaggtaaaaataaatttaaaagcttGACTTTAGTTCAACGTCTCTATTATTGTATGCATTAGTGAATGCACGGCTTCATAAAGTTTAAATTAGTTCAACACTTTAGCAATGGAATacaaaacaagagagaatgctatagtcaagttccccaactatcagatacccgttactccgCTAGGATGAATGCGTGGTCGTGGcaaaatgaatataaaaaaatattcaaaaaaaatttcaattatgtGGGCGTGAaggttttgggcggttttaggccgttagagtgggcgtggaaacATAGGTGCTGCCTCTATGTCTCCAGAATTTGCATGCTAAAGCTCAACCCTTTTATagttttatagttcctgagatctcgacgttcatacggcttttgatcctgatcaagaatatatatactttataaagTCAGAAACGCTTCCTTTTGTTACTTCCTCCTGttcatacttttcaacgaatctagtacactcttttactctacgagtaacggatATAATGACCCCACGACAACTATAACTTTAgcatttaattcatttttcataacccacaatacgcagtcgcCCCACTGCAGCAAAACCAGAAAAAATCAAAGCTGAAAAAACACTAAAGAATATTTTAGCGGAATCTGCAATGGACCTACCATTATtatacacacaaaaaaaatccaTTTCTTTTAATAGACAATATTCGCCTCGCACATTGATATTCAAAAAATTTCCTATAAACTGGGCgaagtttattaaaaaaaaggatGATGGCAAACCCCCTTTCTGAGTGTCGCCGGGTGGCCAGccaatattttattcatttcattttgaCATAAACTGTGAAAAGTGCGGTGATAGAAAGAATTGTTCAATTTTTAGTTATTGTAAACGATCGGCCAAGTGTGAAAATGGTTTTCAGTTCGACTTtcagtttattaaaatttcttgCCCGTCGCATTTCACTATTGTTATGAAACGTAGAAGTTTTGCAAGCGAACGAGTGCGATAACAGAAATTTTAGATATTTTCCATtgataattaaagaaaacGGCTGAAAATTGACTGCGAAATGGATAAATGATTTTAGATTGGATATTAAAAGAATCTTAAGAATCAAATGCTTTAGTTATTGAAAAGGGGCCATGATGGATTATAGAGTACTTAGAACTAACTAATACAACAAAAATCAATATGTTTGTAGTCTTTAATTTGTCTATATAACATATATTAAATAGCTTCATAGAAACACATACCCGAATATTGATGGCCATAGATTAATCGGATcaattaaggaaaatatacTTTCTCAACTGCTTTTAAGTTAATTTTGTCCTAAACACTCCTCCTAATCAGCCTTACTAACTAAATAAGCTTCTTATTGGCAGACAGAGAATTCGAGGAAATTGGTATAAGGAGAGGCGATGCTGTAGTTGGCAGCTTGAAACTTGGCCCAAAGCAACTTGGCCCGTCAAAAGTTTTTAGGCGGAGCGTCAATAGTCATTTTGCTTTGACTGCGCATATGATTATTACACGCGCTCATACACACTCTTTCacccacatacacatacacatacacaccgtttatacccacacacacactgacagATAAATACATGCAAACTTTGGGCCAAAAAACTTGCCGCAGAAAGTTTTTAAGTAAACGGAGGGAGGAAAGGCGTAAAGGGCGTacgaaaaaattaaactaaaaacCAAACTTTAACTTAATGAAAATGCAATATTTGCGAGGGTTGTGGGTGGCCAAACTTTTCCTGCCTGCTGGCAATTTATGCACCAACGTAGGCCAAGTCAAGAAAATCAAAAAGAAATCAAGTTTCACTCTTCAGTGTCCCTGATTTATTCCATACACAATCAAAATCGGAAGTGTAGTAAGATTTTCAAAAGGcgaaaaaaaggcaaattctCTTGATTATGGCGGAAAAAAATAGTTCGAACGATGGACAGTACTTCCTTGCTTCTAGCCAGAACGAAACGGACAAAGTGGATTCGGATATGGATGCAGCTGCCAGGCAGTGTGCATCcaccaaaaagaagacatatTTTCAGCCAGAAGTGAGATCTAGGAAAACGTCAGAGAATAGTAAACCGAAAATGTCGAAAGCTAGTCAAGATCCAATAAGAACTTTTAAAATTGCAGCGATACCACAGAAACAAAGGTTATCAAATAATCCGGGAAAAAAATGGAACAAATTCCCGCAGGCTGGAGTTTCCCGAAAGCATGATGGTGAATTCCGAACCATAACTAtgaaaaagggaaaacaatGTCGTCTGCGAACAGCCTTGAAATTACTGGATATCCTTGAGGGAAAATATGATGACAGTGATAGCGAATGTTCCTTGGATTCTAAATCCTTACATCGTTCAGTAAAAAGAAGCACTCGTCGATTGCAGGCTATGCGGGATGATCACACACCCAGGGATTTCATTGGTCTCTGCAGGGATTGCCGATCACGATGCAGAAATTGTGGCAGACGTCCATCGGCTGTCCTTATGGCAAGACGTAAAAGATATTGATAAGGAAATTGAAGATCTTGATATGCCATGAAAGGAATGCTGTAACCGTGGAAGTcgaatttctaaatttataataagtttataacaaatataaaGCTTTACCCTACAAAGTAACTGACTTACACAATTATATTCTTGCGCCAGCCAAAAGAGTTGCTACACATTCGGAACAGAAATTCGTATCTTTCAGATACTTTTTATGCGTCTGACTGCAATCAGTTGCTTTTTCCACAAGTCTAGGGGAGTTGGAAAAAAAGGGCGCCGGGATAATCCAAATATCATTACGCGCAAGTCGTACTTaagattaaaaataattatttcaatttctGTGCCAGGCCATCGTC contains the following coding sequences:
- the LOC6614471 gene encoding uncharacterized protein LOC6614471, giving the protein MAEKNSSNDGQYFLASSQNETDKVDSDMDAAARQCASTKKKTYFQPEVRSRKTSENTIPQKQRLSNNPGKKWNKFPQAGVSRKHDGEFRTITMKKGKQCRLRTALKLLDILEGKYDDSDSECSLDSKSLHRSVKRSTRRLQAMRDDHTPRDFIGLCRDCRSRCRNCGRRPSAVLMARRKRY